From one Populus alba chromosome 17, ASM523922v2, whole genome shotgun sequence genomic stretch:
- the LOC118031831 gene encoding protein CLP1 homolog has translation MAYGGAGTASATRQVKLEKESELRIEVANDTPLRLRLLNGTAEIFGTELPPQIWLTFPPHFKFAVFTWYGATIEMDGSTETDYTADETPMVSYVNVHAVLDGRRNQAKASPESSQGPRVIVVGPTDSGKSTLSRMLLSWAAKQGWKPTFVDLDIGQGSITAPGCIAATPIELPIDPVEGISLEMPLVYFYGHTTPSQNVDLYKALVKELAQILERQFTGNAESRASGMVINTMGWIEGVGYELLLHAIDTFNANVVLVLGQEKLFSMLRDVLKSKPNVDVLKLQKSGGVVSRSSKFRQKSRSYRIREYFYGIANDLSPHSNIANFSDLFVYRIGGGPQAPRSALPIGADPVANPLRVAPVNIDRDLLHVVLAVSYAQEPDQIVSSNIAGFIYITDIDLQRRKITYLSPTAGELPSKYLVMGTLTWLET, from the exons ATGGCTTACGGTGGTGCAGGCACGGCCTCAGCGACAAGGCAAGTTAAGTTAGAGAAAGAGAGCGAGCTGAGAATCGAAGTAGCTAACGACACTCCACTTCGCTTAAGACTCCTAAACGGCACCGCAGAGATCTTTGGCACCGAACTTCCCCCTCAAATCTGGCTCACCTTCCCTCCTCACTTCAAATTCGCT gtttttactTGGTATGGAGCCACAATTGAGATGGATGGTTCTACGGAAACCGATTATACAGCTGATGAG acTCCTATGGTTAGTTATGTAAATGTGCACGCTGTGCTCGATGGACGAAGAAACCAGGCTAAAGCATCTCCTGAATCTTCTCAG GGCCCTAGGGTGATTGTTGTTGGACCTACAGATTCAGGAAAGAGTACATTGTCGAGGATGCTTCTCAGTTGGGCAGCTAAACAAGGTTGGAAGCCTACTTTTGTGGACTTGGATATAGGCCAAGGATCTATAACTGCTCCTGGATGCATTGCTGCCACCCCCATTGAGTTGCCTATTGATCCAGTCGAAGGCATTTCACTTGAAATGCCTCTTGTTTACTTCTATGGCCACACAACTCCCAG CCAAAATGTGGATCTGTACAAAGCACTTGTAAAGGAGCTTGCTCAAATATTGGAAAGACAATTTACTGGAAATGCTGAATCTCGCGCGTCAGGCATGGTGATTAACACCATGGGATGGATAGAAGGTGTAGGCTATGAG TTGCTTCTTCATGCAATTGATACATTCAATGCTAATGTGGTCTTGGTTTTGGGTCAG GAAAAGCTTTTCAGCATGCTCCGGGATGTGCTAAAGAGCAAGCCTAATGTGGATGTTCTGAAACTTCAAAAGTCAGGTGGTGTTGTTTCCAGGAGTTCAAAATTCCGCCAGAAGTCTAGAAGTTACAGGATTAGG GAATATTTCTATGGCATTGCAAATGATCTTTCTCCACATTCAAATATTGCAAATTTTAGTGATTTGTTTGTGTATCGAATTGGTGGTGGACCACAAGCCCCAAGATCAGCTCTGCCAATTGGGGCTGACCCTGTTGCCAACCCTCTGCGAGTTGCACCTGTTAATATTGATCGAGATCTGCTCCATGTTGTTCTTGCTGTTTCGTATGCCCAAGAACCTGATCAAATTGTTTCTAG TAACATTGCTGGATTCATCTACATCACGGACATTGATCTTCAAAG GAGAAAAATTACATACCTTTCCCCAACAGCAGGGGAACTTCCAAGTAAATATTTGGTCATGGGAACGTTAACATGGCTTGAAACTTGA
- the LOC118031837 gene encoding serine/threonine-protein kinase PBL34 isoform X1 — MKMKMGLSPDSVKVKNSNEKSKSKKNRKNDKDEEDMGCWFKLRLLGSCMPSRSKVDSSLSGISTHYAQSKSTNDKNKDQPVVPAMSSTTTTSNTESASSFPTFSEELKLASQLRKFTFNDLKLATRNFRPESLLGEGGFGCVFKGWIEENGTAPVKPGTGLTVAVKTLNHDGLQGHKEWLAEVSFLGNLLHKNLVKLVGYCIEDDQRLLVYEFMPRGSLENHLFRKGSLPLPWSIRMKIALGAAQGLAFLHEEADRPVIYRDFKTSNILLDADYNSKLSDFGLAKDAPDGGKTHVSTRVMGTYGYAAPEYVMTGHLTSKSDVYSFGVVLLEMLTGRRSMDKNRPNGEHNLVEWARPHFGDKRRFYRILDPRLEGHFSIKGAQKAIQLAAQCLSRDPKSRPRMSEVVEALKPLPNLKDMASSSYYFQTMQADRNKSNMNAKNGIRTNAGFITRNGQPLRSLSDVRASPYNQPRQSPKPRGKNS; from the exons atgaagatgaagatggggTTGAGTCCAGATTCTGTAAAGGTAAAGAATTCTAATGAGAAATCAAAGAGCaagaaaaataggaaaaatGATAAGGATGAGGAGGATATGGGATGCTGGTTTAAACTCAGATTGCTGGGAAGCTGCATGCCTTCAAGATCAAAAGTTGATAGCTCTTTAAGTGGCATCTCAACTCATTATG CGCAAAGTAAATCTACAAATGATAAGAACAAAGACCAACCAGTTGTTCCAGCAATGTCTTCCACTACCACAACTAGCAATACAGAGAGTGCATCCTCATTTCCAACATTTAGTGAGGAATTGAAGCTTGCTTCTCAGCTCCGAAAATTTACATTTAATGACCTTAAGTTGGCAACTAGAAACTTTAGACCTGAGAGTCTTCTTGGGGAGGGTGGGTTTGGGTGTGTCTTCAAAGGTTGGATTGAGGAGAACGGAACTGCTCCTGTGAAACCTGGCACTGGGCTTACTGTTGCAGTGAAAACCCTCAACCATGATGGCCTTCAGGGTCATAAGGAGTGGCTT GCCGAAGTTAGTTTTCTTGGGAATCTTCTCCATAAAAACTTGGTAAAATTGGTTGGTTACTGCATTGAAGATGATCAAAGGTTGCTGGTGTACGAGTTCATGCCTAGAGGAAGTTTGGAGAATCACCTCTTCAGAA AAGGGTCCTTGCCTCTTCCTTGGTCTATCAGGATGAAAATTGCTCTTGGAGCTGCGCAAGGTCTTGCTTTCCTTCATGAGGAGGCTGACAGACCAGTAATATATCGTGACTTTAAAacatctaatatattattagaCGCG GACTACAATTCCAAACTTTCTGATTTTGGACTTGCCAAGGATGCTCCTGATGGAGGCAAAACTCATGTGTCTACCAGAGTTATGGGAACCTATGGCTATGCTGCCCCAGAATATGTGATGACTG GACATTTGACTTCAAAGAGCGATGTCTACAGCTTTGGAGTAGTTTTACTTGAAATGCTCACTGGCCGAAGATCAATGGACAAAAACCGACCAAATGGGGAGCACAACCTTGTGGAATGGGCAAGGCCACATTTTGGGGACAAGAGAAGGTTCTACCGCATATTAGACCCTCGCCTTGAAGGCCATTTCTCCATCAAAGGAGCTCAGAAAGCTATTCAATTGGCTGCCCAGTGTCTTAGCCGTGACCCCAAATCCAGGCCCCGGATGAGTGAAGTTGTTGAAGCACTGAAGCCTTTACCAAACTTAAAGGATATGGCTAGCTCTTCGTACTACTTCCAAACTATGCAAGCAGATCGTAACAAATCAAACATGAATGCTAAAAATGGCATTAGAACAAATGCAGGATTTATTACAAGGAACGGACAACCACTGAGGAGCTTAAGTGATGTGCGTGCATCTCCATATAACCAGCCTCGGCAGTCACCAAAACCTAGAGGGAAAAACTCATAG
- the LOC118031837 gene encoding serine/threonine-protein kinase PBL34 isoform X3, with product MKMKMGLSPDSVKVKNSNEKSKSKKNRKNDKDEEDMGCWFKLRLLGSCMPSRSKVDSSLSGISTHYAQSKSTNDKNKDQPVVPAMSSTTTTSNTESASSFPTFSEELKLASQLRKFTFNDLKLATRNFRPESLLGEGGFGCVFKGWIEENGTAPVKPGTGLTVAVKTLNHDGLQGHKEWLAEVSFLGNLLHKNLVKLVGYCIEDDQRLLVYEFMPRGSLENHLFRRHLTSKSDVYSFGVVLLEMLTGRRSMDKNRPNGEHNLVEWARPHFGDKRRFYRILDPRLEGHFSIKGAQKAIQLAAQCLSRDPKSRPRMSEVVEALKPLPNLKDMASSSYYFQTMQADRNKSNMNAKNGIRTNAGFITRNGQPLRSLSDVRASPYNQPRQSPKPRGKNS from the exons atgaagatgaagatggggTTGAGTCCAGATTCTGTAAAGGTAAAGAATTCTAATGAGAAATCAAAGAGCaagaaaaataggaaaaatGATAAGGATGAGGAGGATATGGGATGCTGGTTTAAACTCAGATTGCTGGGAAGCTGCATGCCTTCAAGATCAAAAGTTGATAGCTCTTTAAGTGGCATCTCAACTCATTATG CGCAAAGTAAATCTACAAATGATAAGAACAAAGACCAACCAGTTGTTCCAGCAATGTCTTCCACTACCACAACTAGCAATACAGAGAGTGCATCCTCATTTCCAACATTTAGTGAGGAATTGAAGCTTGCTTCTCAGCTCCGAAAATTTACATTTAATGACCTTAAGTTGGCAACTAGAAACTTTAGACCTGAGAGTCTTCTTGGGGAGGGTGGGTTTGGGTGTGTCTTCAAAGGTTGGATTGAGGAGAACGGAACTGCTCCTGTGAAACCTGGCACTGGGCTTACTGTTGCAGTGAAAACCCTCAACCATGATGGCCTTCAGGGTCATAAGGAGTGGCTT GCCGAAGTTAGTTTTCTTGGGAATCTTCTCCATAAAAACTTGGTAAAATTGGTTGGTTACTGCATTGAAGATGATCAAAGGTTGCTGGTGTACGAGTTCATGCCTAGAGGAAGTTTGGAGAATCACCTCTTCAGAA GACATTTGACTTCAAAGAGCGATGTCTACAGCTTTGGAGTAGTTTTACTTGAAATGCTCACTGGCCGAAGATCAATGGACAAAAACCGACCAAATGGGGAGCACAACCTTGTGGAATGGGCAAGGCCACATTTTGGGGACAAGAGAAGGTTCTACCGCATATTAGACCCTCGCCTTGAAGGCCATTTCTCCATCAAAGGAGCTCAGAAAGCTATTCAATTGGCTGCCCAGTGTCTTAGCCGTGACCCCAAATCCAGGCCCCGGATGAGTGAAGTTGTTGAAGCACTGAAGCCTTTACCAAACTTAAAGGATATGGCTAGCTCTTCGTACTACTTCCAAACTATGCAAGCAGATCGTAACAAATCAAACATGAATGCTAAAAATGGCATTAGAACAAATGCAGGATTTATTACAAGGAACGGACAACCACTGAGGAGCTTAAGTGATGTGCGTGCATCTCCATATAACCAGCCTCGGCAGTCACCAAAACCTAGAGGGAAAAACTCATAG
- the LOC118031837 gene encoding serine/threonine-protein kinase PBL34 isoform X2 — MKMKMGLSPDSVKVKNSNEKSKSKKNRKNDKDEEDMGCWFKLRLLGSCMPSRSKVDSSLSGISTHYAQSKSTNDKNKDQPVVPAMSSTTTTSNTESASSFPTFSEELKLASQLRKFTFNDLKLATRNFRPESLLGEGGFGCVFKGWIEENGTAPVKPGTGLTVAVKTLNHDGLQGHKEWLAEVSFLGNLLHKNLVKLVGYCIEDDQRLLVYEFMPRGSLENHLFRRSLPLPWSIRMKIALGAAQGLAFLHEEADRPVIYRDFKTSNILLDADYNSKLSDFGLAKDAPDGGKTHVSTRVMGTYGYAAPEYVMTGHLTSKSDVYSFGVVLLEMLTGRRSMDKNRPNGEHNLVEWARPHFGDKRRFYRILDPRLEGHFSIKGAQKAIQLAAQCLSRDPKSRPRMSEVVEALKPLPNLKDMASSSYYFQTMQADRNKSNMNAKNGIRTNAGFITRNGQPLRSLSDVRASPYNQPRQSPKPRGKNS, encoded by the exons atgaagatgaagatggggTTGAGTCCAGATTCTGTAAAGGTAAAGAATTCTAATGAGAAATCAAAGAGCaagaaaaataggaaaaatGATAAGGATGAGGAGGATATGGGATGCTGGTTTAAACTCAGATTGCTGGGAAGCTGCATGCCTTCAAGATCAAAAGTTGATAGCTCTTTAAGTGGCATCTCAACTCATTATG CGCAAAGTAAATCTACAAATGATAAGAACAAAGACCAACCAGTTGTTCCAGCAATGTCTTCCACTACCACAACTAGCAATACAGAGAGTGCATCCTCATTTCCAACATTTAGTGAGGAATTGAAGCTTGCTTCTCAGCTCCGAAAATTTACATTTAATGACCTTAAGTTGGCAACTAGAAACTTTAGACCTGAGAGTCTTCTTGGGGAGGGTGGGTTTGGGTGTGTCTTCAAAGGTTGGATTGAGGAGAACGGAACTGCTCCTGTGAAACCTGGCACTGGGCTTACTGTTGCAGTGAAAACCCTCAACCATGATGGCCTTCAGGGTCATAAGGAGTGGCTT GCCGAAGTTAGTTTTCTTGGGAATCTTCTCCATAAAAACTTGGTAAAATTGGTTGGTTACTGCATTGAAGATGATCAAAGGTTGCTGGTGTACGAGTTCATGCCTAGAGGAAGTTTGGAGAATCACCTCTTCAGAA GGTCCTTGCCTCTTCCTTGGTCTATCAGGATGAAAATTGCTCTTGGAGCTGCGCAAGGTCTTGCTTTCCTTCATGAGGAGGCTGACAGACCAGTAATATATCGTGACTTTAAAacatctaatatattattagaCGCG GACTACAATTCCAAACTTTCTGATTTTGGACTTGCCAAGGATGCTCCTGATGGAGGCAAAACTCATGTGTCTACCAGAGTTATGGGAACCTATGGCTATGCTGCCCCAGAATATGTGATGACTG GACATTTGACTTCAAAGAGCGATGTCTACAGCTTTGGAGTAGTTTTACTTGAAATGCTCACTGGCCGAAGATCAATGGACAAAAACCGACCAAATGGGGAGCACAACCTTGTGGAATGGGCAAGGCCACATTTTGGGGACAAGAGAAGGTTCTACCGCATATTAGACCCTCGCCTTGAAGGCCATTTCTCCATCAAAGGAGCTCAGAAAGCTATTCAATTGGCTGCCCAGTGTCTTAGCCGTGACCCCAAATCCAGGCCCCGGATGAGTGAAGTTGTTGAAGCACTGAAGCCTTTACCAAACTTAAAGGATATGGCTAGCTCTTCGTACTACTTCCAAACTATGCAAGCAGATCGTAACAAATCAAACATGAATGCTAAAAATGGCATTAGAACAAATGCAGGATTTATTACAAGGAACGGACAACCACTGAGGAGCTTAAGTGATGTGCGTGCATCTCCATATAACCAGCCTCGGCAGTCACCAAAACCTAGAGGGAAAAACTCATAG
- the LOC118031838 gene encoding UDP-glycosyltransferase 92A1 produces the protein MASKSIEHIVMLPFMAHGHLIPFLALARQIHQATGFKISIASTPLNIQYLSSTFNSSSDEPENDHIHLLELPFCNTDNGLPENSENLSLASIGKLFSASLGLRKPFHSLVSDIAAKQGHPPLCIISDVFLGWATEVASSLGTVNVTFSTGGAYGTLAYSSLWLNLPQRGRSDSDEFHLPGFPDSCRFHVNQLHHFLRNADGTDSWSKFFQSQISLSMQSFGWLCNTAEEFEPAGLEWLRNFLKLPVWAIGPLLPPMVLNNDDSSLSVAASGISTRRAGKKLEISIEKCMEWLESHSPASVLYISFGSQNSVGPSQMMELAIGLEESAKPFVWVIRPPVGFEPRSEFRAEYLPEGFEERMEKRKQGLLVRNWAPQLEILSHKSTGAFLSHCGWNSVLESLSQAVPIIGWPLAAEQAYNSKMLVEEMGVSVELARGVQSSIDSKEVKRVIELVMDRKGKGGDMRSKAMVIKEQLRASVRDEGEDKGSSVKALDDLIKTLQSKWQMINSIS, from the coding sequence atgGCGTCTAAATCTATTGAACACATAGTGATGCTCCCGTTTATGGCTCATGGCCATCTCATACCTTTTCTTGCTCTTGCAAGACAAATCCATCAAGCAACTGGTTTCAAAATATCCATTGCAAGCACCCCTCTTAACATCCAGTACCTTTCTTCCACCTTCAACTCCTCATCCGATGAACCAGAAAATGACCATATCCACCTCCTTGAGCTACCTTTTTGCAATACTGATAATGGCTTGCCTGAAAACTCCGAGAACTTGTCTCTGGCTTCGATTGGCAAACTTTTCTCTGCATCACTAGGTCTTAGGAAACCATTTCACAGCCTTGTATCTGATATTGCAGCTAAACAAGGTCACCCCCCACTTTGTATAATATCAGATGTTTTCCTTGGATGGGCAACCGAAGTTGCGAGCAGTCTGGGGACTGTGAATGTCACTTTCTCTACAGGTGGTGCTTATGGAACCTTGGCTTACTCTTCTCTTTGGCTCAATCTTCCTCAACGAGGTAGAAGTGATTCTGATGAGTTTCATTTGCCGGGATTTCCTGATAGCTGTCGCTTTCACGTCAATCAGTTGCATCATTTCTTAAGAAATGCTGATGGCACTGATTCTTGGTCTAAGTTTTTTCAGTCACAGATCTCACTTTCAATGCAATCTTTTGGGTGGTTGTGCAATACAGCTGAGGAATTTGAGCCTGCAGGATTGGAATGGTTGAGGAACTTTCTCAAACTTCCTGTCTGGGCTATAGGGCCTCTTCTGCCACCAATGGTGCTCAACAATGATGATTCTTCTTTATCTGTAGCTGCATCAGGTATAAGCACAAGACGTGCTGGTAAAAAACTAGAGATTTCTATTGAGAAATGCATGGAATGGCTTGAATCGCACAGTCCAGCTTCGGTGCTCTACATTTCTTTTGGTTCTCAAAACAGCGTAGGTCCCTCCCAGATGATGGAGCTAGCTATTGGGTTGGAAGAGAGTGCGAAACCTTTCGTCTGGGTCATCAGGCCTCCTGTTGGTTTCGAACCAAGAAGTGAATTTAGAGCAGAATACCTACCAGAAGGATTTGAAGAAagaatggagaaaagaaaacaaggttTGTTGGTGAGGAACTGGGCGCCTCAATTGGAGATTTTGTCACACAAGTCCACAGGAGCGTTCCTAAGCCACTGTGGGTGGAATTCAGTGTTGGAAAGCTTGAGCCAAGCTGTTCCAATTATAGGATGGCCTTTGGCGGCTGAACAGGCCTATAATTCCAAAATGCTGGTGGAGGAGATGGGTGTGAGTGTGGAGCTGGCAAGGGGAGTTCAGAGCAGCATTGATTCGAAGGAGGTGAAGAGAGTGATAGAGTTGGTGATGGACAGGAAAGGGAAGGGAGGTGATATGAGGAGCAAGGCAATGGTGATTAAAGAACAGTTGAGGGCATCAGTGAGAGATGAAGGAGAAGACAAAGGATCTTCTGTTAAAGCTCTGGATGATCTTATCAAGACCCTTCAATCAAAATGGCAGATGATTAATAGTATCAGTTAA
- the LOC118031882 gene encoding UDP-glycosyltransferase 92A1, giving the protein MASKSNEQIVMLPFLAHGHLIPFLALARQIHQATGFKISIASTPLNIQYLSSTFNSSSDEPENDHIHLLELPFCSTDNDLPPNTENSENLSLDSIGKLLSASLSLRKPFHSLVSDIAAKQGHPPLCIISDVFLGWATEVASSLGTVNVTFATSGAYGTLASSSLWLNLPHRGRSDSDEFHLPGFPDSCRFHINQLHHFLRNADGTDSWSKFFQSQFSLSMQSFGWLCNTAEEFEPGGLEWLRNFVKLPVWAIGPLLPPIVLKNDYSSLSVAASGISTRRAGKKLEISIEKCMEWLESHSPASVLYISFGSQNRTSPSQMMELAIGLEESAKPFIWVIRPPVGFEPKSEFRAEYLPEGFEERMEKRKQGLLVRNWAPQLEILSHKSTGAFLSHCGWNSVLESLSQAVPIIGWPLAAEQAYNSKMLVEEMGVSVELTRGVQGSIDSKEVKRVIGLVMAKKGKGGDLRSKAMVIKEQLRASVRDEGEDKGSSVKALNDLIKTLQSKGQTINSIS; this is encoded by the coding sequence atggcGTCTAAATCTAATGAACAGATAGTGATGCTCCCGTTTTTGGCTCATGGCCATCTCATACCTTTTCTTGCTCTTGCAAGACAAATCCATCAAGCAACTGGTTTCAAAATATCCATTGCAAGCACCCCTCTTAACATCCAGTACCTTTCTTCCACCTTCAACTCCTCATCCGATGAACCAGAAAATGACCATATCCACCTCCTTGAGCTACCTTTTTGCAGTACTGATAATGACTTGCCTCCAAACACTGAAAACTCCGAGAACTTGTCTCTGGATTCGATTGGCAAACTTCTCTCTGCATCACTAAGTCTTAGGAAACCATTTCACAGCCTTGTATCTGATATTGCAGCTAAACAAGGTCACCCCCCACTTTGTATAATATCAGATGTTTTCCTTGGATGGGCAACTGAAGTTGCGAGCAGTCTGGGGACTGTGAATGTCACTTTCGCTACAAGTGGTGCTTATGGAACCTTGGCTTCCTCATCTCTTTGGCTCAATCTTCCTCATCGAGGTAGAAGTGATTCTGATGAGTTCCATTTGCCGGGATTTCCTGATAGCTGTCGCTTTCACATCAATCAGTTGCATCATTTCTTAAGAAATGCTGATGGCACTGATTCTTGGTCTAAGTTTTTTCAGTCACAGTTCTCACTTTCAATGCAATCTTTTGGGTGGTTGTGCAATACAGCTGAGGAATTTGAGCCTGGAGGATTGGAATGGTTGAGGAACTTTGTCAAACTTCCTGTCTGGGCTATAGGGCCTCTTCTGCCACCAATTGTGCTCAAGAATGATTATTCTTCTTTATCTGTAGCTGCATCAGGTATAAGCACAAGACGAGCTGGTAAAAAACTAGAGATTTCTATTGAGAAATGCATGGAATGGCTTGAATCGCACAGTCCAGCTTCGGTGCTCTATATTTCTTTTGGTTCTCAAAACAGGACAAGTCCCTCCCAGATGATGGAGTTAGCCATTGGCTTGGAAGAGAGTGCGAAACCTTTCATCTGGGTCATCAGGCCTCCTGTTGGTTTTGAACCAAAAAGTGAATTTAGAGCAGAATACCTCCCAGAAGGATTTGAAGAAagaatggagaaaagaaaacaaggttTGTTGGTGAGGAACTGGGCGCCTCAATTGGAGATTTTGTCACACAAGTCCACAGGAGCATTCCTAAGCCACTGTGGGTGGAATTCAGTGTTGGAAAGCTTGAGCCAAGCTGTGCCAATTATAGGATGGCCTTTGGCCGCTGAACAGGCCTATAATTCCAAAATGCTGGTGGAGGAGATGGGTGTGAGTGTGGAGCTGACAAGAGGAGTGCAGGGCAGCATAGATTCGAAGGAGGTGAAGAGAGTGATAGGGTTGGTGATGGCCAAGAAAGGGAAGGGAGGTGATCTGAGGAGCAAGGCAATGGTGATTAAAGAACAGTTGAGGGCATCAGTGAGAGATGAAGGAGAAGACAAAGGATCTTCTGTTAAAGCTCTGAATGATCTTATCAAGACCCTTCAATCAAAAGGGCAGACGATTAATAGTATCAGTTAA